The DNA region CCGTTTCCCCATGCCCTACAGCGATTTTAAAATTGCCCACCCTAAAATTCTTTTCCAGATACGGCATCAATTCCATGCCAATAAATTCAAAAAAAGCAGCACCGGTTTCAATGGGCAACGAATTTTGTTCGGAATACAAAGTATCGTCGAAGCGCTTGCCGTATTGATTTACACCAACCACAATGGCTTCGGGCATGTCTTCCCAATACGAAAAATAATCAACGTTTCCAGCCACGGCTTCAAACATATAATCGCCATCCAGCACTACAAATATGGGATAGGCTTTATCATCGTTGGAATTATAGCCACGCGGCAATTGTATTTTTATTTGGCGTTCTTCTCCTAATTTTGAAGACTGAAACGTTTCGTATTTCACTTGGGCATTGATGCTAAAAGAAGCGCACAGCAACAATATAAAAATGACCGATTTTTTCATTTTTTTGAACAGATTTGAGTTTTATCGAGGCAAGGTAATAAAATAAAGCCTAGCTATCAACTTGCTTTTTTCGGTTAAAAATGGGCAAATACAGCAGTGACAGCCCCCCGAAAATAATAATCATCAGGGTTTGTGAGGCCCACATAATCCAACCGAAAGCAATGCTGGGTTGCTCAGGAATTGAAAACAGCGAAAACGCCGCATAAATGGCCAAGGGGTACGAGCCAATTCCACCATTGGTCGCAGCTATACTAAAACTGGCTGAAATAAAACCGATTAAAATAGCCCCAAAACTGATGCCGTGCAACTCTTCCATAGCAAAAGAAGTAACATAAAACATGAGCACATACATGCCCCAAATAAATAACGTATGGAAAATAAAAGGCCATTTCTTTTTCATTTTGAAAATACTCAAAGCCCCCTCAATCAACCCGTTTACAAAGTTTTTGATTTTTTCGGCCAGTTTCGACTTGCTTTTTTTCAGAAGTTTAAAAAAGAACAGCATGAGCAAAACCCCAACGCCCATGGCTACGGCTATTTTTACCGGATTGAATCGCTCTACCAAAAAGCTATAAATAAAATCGAACTGTAAAAACAAGGTTATGGCCATAATGGCCAGCATCACCAGCATATCGGCAATACGCTCGGCCACAATGGTTCCGAAACCTTTTTCGAACGGTACGCCTTCATAATTTGTAATGATGGATGCCCGAGCCACTTCACCCGCTCGGGGAATCGTATAATTTATTAAATAAGTAGCAAAAACAGCCATAACACTATTACCAAACTTAATGTTATAGCCCATAGGCTCTAACTGAAAACGCCAGCGGTAAGCCCTAGACAAATGGCTTAAAAACCCCAAAAACATGCCCAAAATAATATAAGTGTAATCGGCATTTTTGGCATACACTAAAAGCTCGCTTAACGATACTTTTGACAGTGAATACCAGACCAAAAAAACTCCCAGCAAAAGTGGGAGTAAAATTTTTAATGATCTTTTTATTTTGGCAGCCAAAAGCTTACTTTAATAAATTAGTGGCTTCATCTGGAAACACCAGCGAAGGCTTAAATGTTTTAGCCTCCTCGATATCCATTACGGCATAAGTGATTAAAATTAGGGTATCGCCCACCGAAACCTTTCGGGCGGCAGCACCATTTAAGGTAATCTCACCACTATTTCTTGGGCCGGGAATACAATACGTTTCCAAGCGTTCGCCGTTATCGTTATTTACAATCTGAACTTTTTCGCCCTGTATAATATTGGCGGCATCC from Tamlana crocina includes:
- a CDS encoding lysylphosphatidylglycerol synthase transmembrane domain-containing protein: MGVFLVWYSLSKVSLSELLVYAKNADYTYIILGMFLGFLSHLSRAYRWRFQLEPMGYNIKFGNSVMAVFATYLINYTIPRAGEVARASIITNYEGVPFEKGFGTIVAERIADMLVMLAIMAITLFLQFDFIYSFLVERFNPVKIAVAMGVGVLLMLFFFKLLKKSKSKLAEKIKNFVNGLIEGALSIFKMKKKWPFIFHTLFIWGMYVLMFYVTSFAMEELHGISFGAILIGFISASFSIAATNGGIGSYPLAIYAAFSLFSIPEQPSIAFGWIMWASQTLMIIIFGGLSLLYLPIFNRKKQVDS
- the panD gene encoding aspartate 1-decarboxylase, whose translation is MQIHVVKSKIHRVKCTGAELNYIGSITIDEDLMDAANIIQGEKVQIVNNDNGERLETYCIPGPRNSGEITLNGAAARKVSVGDTLILITYAVMDIEEAKTFKPSLVFPDEATNLLK